A section of the Kribbella voronezhensis genome encodes:
- a CDS encoding alpha/beta hydrolase fold domain-containing protein, whose protein sequence is MSDDSGTADILALRQTPDAIELRHLRAFIAVAEELNFGRAAGRLYLSQPALSRQIRALERLVGCDLLRRSTHRVELTLAGEALLDRARALLADLDAALATTRSVGGELIGRVNRLWAPLIEEVLEGAGELGAMRAAYERMLAQAVIPDELAVLPLTAGGVPALQVSADASAVPSVLHLHGGGLVLGSAYGYRALAGAVADSVGSGVLVPDYRLAPEHPFPAALDDARNAYLWLLDQGVPPSDLIVSGDSGGGGLVVSLMLQLRELGIPLPAGVALLCPGLDLAGLLDGSSPLLASGNGETLAKVAGWYVGDHRVDDPLISPLQADLRGLPPILIQAGTGDPIAHDAGLLAARAEEYGVEVTMELYPVDTHIFQLFWSFLPEARQALAKVGEFTARVRGDEARRTAGS, encoded by the coding sequence ATGAGCGACGACAGCGGTACCGCCGACATCCTGGCGCTGCGGCAGACGCCGGACGCGATCGAGTTGCGCCACCTGCGCGCGTTCATCGCCGTCGCTGAGGAGCTCAACTTCGGCCGCGCGGCCGGTCGGCTCTACCTGTCCCAGCCCGCTCTGAGCCGTCAGATCCGCGCGCTGGAACGACTGGTGGGTTGCGACCTGCTGCGCCGTTCTACTCACCGCGTGGAGCTGACACTTGCCGGCGAGGCGCTGCTGGACCGAGCCAGGGCCTTGCTCGCCGACCTCGACGCGGCCCTTGCCACCACCCGATCGGTCGGCGGCGAACTGATAGGCCGGGTCAATCGGCTGTGGGCGCCGCTGATCGAGGAGGTTCTGGAGGGGGCCGGCGAGCTGGGTGCGATGCGAGCGGCGTACGAGCGAATGCTCGCGCAGGCGGTGATACCCGACGAGTTGGCCGTGCTGCCCCTGACGGCTGGGGGCGTTCCTGCCTTGCAGGTGTCAGCTGACGCGAGTGCGGTGCCCAGCGTCCTGCATCTGCATGGTGGTGGGCTGGTGCTGGGGTCGGCGTACGGGTATCGAGCTCTGGCTGGAGCGGTGGCCGACAGTGTCGGCTCCGGCGTACTCGTGCCGGACTACCGCCTGGCGCCGGAGCATCCTTTCCCGGCGGCGCTCGACGATGCGCGAAATGCCTACCTCTGGCTGCTCGACCAGGGTGTTCCGCCGTCGGACCTGATCGTCAGCGGCGACTCCGGTGGTGGTGGCCTGGTCGTTTCACTGATGCTCCAGCTTCGTGAGCTCGGCATTCCACTGCCGGCGGGCGTGGCGCTGCTCTGTCCGGGTCTCGATCTCGCCGGCCTGCTCGACGGTTCGTCGCCACTTCTCGCGTCGGGCAACGGCGAGACCCTGGCGAAGGTCGCGGGGTGGTATGTCGGCGATCATCGGGTCGACGACCCGCTGATCAGTCCGCTCCAGGCCGACCTGCGTGGCCTGCCGCCGATCCTGATCCAGGCAGGGACCGGGGACCCGATCGCCCACGACGCCGGGCTGCTGGCCGCACGAGCCGAGGAGTACGGCGTCGAGGTGACGATGGAGCTGTACCCGGTCGACACGCACATCTTCCAGTTGTTCTGGTCGTTCCTGCCCGAAGCCCGGCAGGCGCTGGCCAAGGTCGGGGAGTTCACCGCTCGGGTGCGGGGCGACGAAGCACGTCGTACCGCCGGCAGCTGA
- a CDS encoding sigma-70 family RNA polymerase sigma factor, whose protein sequence is MGVGERVEDLLRELAPQVLGFLARRHGQFDLCEDAVQEALLAAATQWPADGVPANPRGWLITVATRKLTDQFRSESARRKREDNLAAMAGPEELVAPGADADQPPESDDTLTLLFLCCHPAVTPASQVALTLRAVGGLTTAEIAKAFMVPEATMAPRISRAKKSIKQAGSRFVLPPAEERAERLRVVLQVLYLIFNEGYTASSGPELQRVELTAEAIRLTRLLYQLLPDDGEVAGLLALMLLTDARRAARTRVDGSMVPIDEQDRSLWLREPIDEGAALILRTLAHGEVGPYQLQAAIAAVHAEAPSAEETDWPQILALYQLLEKIAPNPMVTLNRAIALSQVEGPDAGLALLTTIEDDRLITESHRLDAVRAHLLERAGRPVEAREHYLAAARRTTSLPEQRYLTAKATAIADVT, encoded by the coding sequence GTGGGTGTGGGCGAGCGGGTAGAGGACCTCTTGCGGGAACTGGCACCGCAGGTGCTTGGTTTTCTGGCGCGACGGCACGGGCAGTTCGACCTCTGCGAGGACGCGGTCCAGGAGGCTTTGCTCGCGGCTGCGACGCAGTGGCCGGCCGACGGCGTACCGGCGAACCCGCGGGGCTGGCTGATCACGGTCGCGACCCGCAAGCTGACCGACCAGTTCCGCAGTGAGAGCGCTCGCCGCAAACGCGAGGACAATCTCGCGGCGATGGCCGGCCCGGAAGAGCTCGTTGCCCCGGGCGCCGATGCCGACCAGCCGCCGGAGTCCGACGACACCCTCACGCTGCTCTTCCTCTGCTGCCACCCAGCGGTGACGCCGGCGTCGCAGGTCGCGCTGACCCTGCGTGCGGTCGGCGGTCTCACCACGGCCGAGATCGCCAAGGCGTTCATGGTGCCGGAGGCAACGATGGCGCCGCGGATCAGCCGGGCGAAGAAGAGCATCAAACAAGCCGGCAGCCGATTCGTGCTGCCGCCGGCAGAGGAGCGCGCGGAGCGACTGCGCGTAGTACTGCAGGTGTTGTATCTGATCTTCAACGAGGGATACACGGCGAGTTCGGGGCCGGAGTTGCAACGGGTCGAGCTGACGGCCGAGGCGATCCGGTTGACCCGGCTGCTCTACCAGTTGCTGCCGGACGACGGTGAGGTCGCCGGCCTGCTGGCGTTGATGTTGCTGACCGACGCCCGTCGCGCGGCGCGTACCCGTGTCGACGGAAGTATGGTTCCGATCGACGAGCAGGACCGGAGCCTCTGGCTGCGGGAGCCGATCGACGAAGGCGCTGCGCTGATCCTGCGGACGCTCGCGCACGGCGAGGTCGGCCCGTACCAACTGCAGGCCGCGATCGCTGCTGTGCATGCCGAAGCGCCGAGTGCCGAAGAGACCGACTGGCCGCAGATCCTGGCCCTTTACCAGTTGCTGGAAAAGATCGCGCCGAATCCGATGGTCACCCTGAACCGCGCGATCGCGCTCTCCCAGGTGGAAGGCCCCGACGCCGGTCTCGCGCTGCTGACCACCATCGAGGACGACCGGCTCATCACCGAGAGCCATCGCCTCGACGCCGTTCGCGCGCATCTGCTCGAGCGAGCCGGCCGCCCAGTGGAGGCCCGAGAGCACTACCTCGCGGCAGCCCGCCGTACGACCAGCCTTCCGGAGCAGCGCTACCTGACCGCCAAGGCCACCGCCATCGCGGACGTGACCTGA
- a CDS encoding peptide MFS transporter, with product MVIETSEQRGRTFFGQPPVLANLFGVELWERFSFYGMQGILLIYLYYSAGDGGLGISEGTATSIVGAYGGLVYLSTIVGGWLADRLLSAERTLFYSAVVVMFGHIGLALIPGLAGVAVGLVLIGFGSGGVKANATSLVGTLYAENDERRDAGFSLFYLGINLGALAGPLLTGLLQKNVGFHYGFGLAAVGMALGLTQYSIGRRRLTGSAREVPDPIPAAALRRVGVGVAAGILVIGIVLATGILPASRYATAVVVLSAVAAVIYFVVILRSPRVTVVERRRVLAFIPLFIASAAFWSLYQQQFTVVTIYSDQRLNRTVFGWEMPVSFVQSINPVMIIVLSGLFAALWTKLGSRQPSTPVKFSLGLAVMGVAFLLFLPMAGGGPNSAPLAGLAGVLLVFTVAELLLSPVGLSLATKLAPEAFRTQMVALFFLSIALGTAMSGVLAKFYSADHESVYFGVIGGVALALAAALALAVRPIRRLMSGVH from the coding sequence GTGGTCATCGAGACATCGGAGCAGCGCGGTCGCACCTTCTTCGGGCAGCCGCCAGTGCTGGCGAACCTCTTCGGCGTCGAGCTGTGGGAGAGGTTCTCCTTCTACGGCATGCAGGGCATCCTGCTGATCTACCTGTACTACTCCGCGGGCGATGGCGGTCTGGGGATCAGCGAGGGGACCGCGACCAGCATCGTCGGCGCGTACGGCGGTTTGGTCTACCTGTCGACGATCGTCGGCGGATGGTTGGCCGATCGACTGCTCAGTGCAGAACGCACGCTGTTCTACAGTGCCGTCGTCGTGATGTTTGGACACATCGGACTCGCCTTGATCCCAGGACTGGCCGGTGTCGCGGTAGGACTCGTCTTGATCGGATTCGGCAGCGGTGGGGTGAAGGCCAACGCCACCTCCTTGGTAGGCACGCTGTACGCCGAAAACGACGAGCGCCGTGACGCAGGTTTCTCCCTGTTCTACCTGGGCATCAATCTGGGCGCGTTGGCCGGCCCGCTACTCACCGGCCTGCTGCAGAAGAACGTCGGCTTCCACTACGGCTTCGGACTCGCGGCCGTCGGTATGGCTCTCGGCTTGACGCAGTACAGCATCGGGCGTCGTCGACTCACCGGCTCTGCCCGGGAGGTGCCGGATCCGATTCCGGCCGCGGCTCTGCGGCGCGTCGGTGTCGGTGTGGCCGCCGGGATTCTCGTCATCGGCATCGTCTTGGCCACCGGCATCCTGCCGGCGTCCCGCTACGCGACCGCTGTCGTCGTACTGAGCGCCGTCGCAGCCGTGATCTACTTCGTGGTCATCCTGCGGAGTCCCCGAGTGACGGTCGTCGAGCGGCGCCGAGTGCTCGCGTTCATCCCGCTGTTCATCGCCAGCGCGGCGTTCTGGTCCCTGTACCAGCAACAGTTCACGGTGGTGACCATCTACTCCGATCAACGGCTGAACCGGACCGTCTTCGGCTGGGAGATGCCGGTGTCGTTCGTGCAGTCGATCAATCCGGTCATGATCATCGTGTTGTCCGGCCTGTTCGCGGCGCTGTGGACGAAGCTCGGTTCGCGCCAGCCCTCCACTCCGGTCAAGTTCAGCCTCGGGCTCGCCGTGATGGGAGTCGCGTTCCTCTTGTTCCTGCCGATGGCCGGGGGAGGCCCCAACAGTGCACCGCTGGCGGGACTGGCCGGAGTACTGCTGGTGTTCACGGTCGCGGAGCTGCTGCTGTCCCCGGTCGGTCTGTCGTTGGCGACCAAGCTCGCGCCGGAGGCATTCCGTACCCAGATGGTTGCCCTCTTCTTCCTCTCCATCGCCCTCGGTACGGCGATGTCGGGGGTCCTCGCCAAGTTCTACAGCGCCGATCACGAGTCGGTGTACTTCGGGGTGATCGGCGGGGTGGCACTCGCCCTCGCGGCCGCATTGGCTCTTGCCGTCCGTCCGATCCGTCGCTTGATGAGCGGTGTCCACTGA
- a CDS encoding nitroreductase family deazaflavin-dependent oxidoreductase, giving the protein MTRQMPRWLARSPIPLYRWGFGRLFGSRLMMLEHRGRTTGQRRYVVLEVVDREPESLIIVSGYGPSSQWYRNILATPDVRIWTGATKDVLARATPVPSSETPSLLESYRGRHRRAAKALGRTLDIPELIEDGPLPEDIATRLPLVRIDFGNELKS; this is encoded by the coding sequence GTGACCAGACAGATGCCTCGATGGCTGGCACGATCGCCTATCCCGCTGTATCGCTGGGGATTCGGCCGGTTGTTCGGCTCCCGACTGATGATGCTCGAGCACCGTGGCCGCACGACCGGTCAGCGCCGGTACGTCGTCCTCGAGGTGGTCGACCGCGAACCGGAATCGCTGATCATCGTGTCCGGCTACGGTCCCTCCTCGCAGTGGTACCGCAACATCCTCGCCACCCCGGACGTACGGATCTGGACCGGAGCCACGAAGGACGTCCTCGCCCGCGCGACGCCGGTTCCCTCGTCCGAGACACCGTCGCTGTTGGAGAGCTACCGCGGCCGGCATCGGCGCGCGGCCAAGGCACTCGGCCGAACCCTGGACATCCCCGAACTCATCGAGGACGGCCCGCTCCCCGAAGACATCGCCACCAGGCTTCCCCTGGTGCGAATCGACTTCGGGAACGAACTCAAGAGCTGA
- a CDS encoding MFS transporter — MTETPVAAKATRREWIALGVLALPTLLLSLDVGVLYLALPRLSADLGASSTERLWIVDIYSFLLAGFLVTMGTLGDRIGRRRLLLIGAAAFGLASVAAAFSTSPGLLIASRALLGIAGATLMPSTMALIRNLFPDPAELGRAIGVWFSCFLGGVLLGPVIGGLLLDHFWWGSVFLVGVPVMALLLVVGPILLPEYRDSSAGRVDLASVLLSLATILPVVWGLKELARSGWALGPGIAVVVGLAVGVAFVRRQRRLTHPLLELGLFRLPRFTPALTIQLLAGVVMAGISFEAALYLQVVEGLDPLHAGFWLVPQNLAMIIGLNVAPRAARRLGTSTAMAIGFGVGGIGLALLTQTDSVASLAAGLTVTCLGLGVPMALAMNLLLAAAPAERAGSVASLSETGTEAGIALGVAMLGSLGTIVARHHVDAGPNGAFTAGLHVVAGVGAAAFFICALITAVLLRTKAEPAPATEELAAVS, encoded by the coding sequence ATGACAGAGACTCCGGTCGCCGCGAAGGCGACCCGCCGCGAGTGGATCGCGCTCGGCGTCCTCGCCTTGCCGACTCTGCTGCTCTCCCTCGATGTCGGTGTGCTCTACCTGGCGCTGCCCCGGCTCAGTGCCGATCTCGGCGCGAGCAGCACCGAGCGGCTGTGGATCGTCGACATCTATTCGTTCCTGCTGGCCGGTTTCCTGGTCACGATGGGCACGCTCGGCGACCGGATCGGCAGGCGCCGGTTGCTGCTCATCGGAGCGGCAGCCTTCGGCCTTGCGTCGGTGGCCGCTGCCTTCTCGACCTCACCCGGTCTGCTGATCGCGAGCCGCGCCCTCCTCGGCATCGCCGGTGCGACCTTGATGCCTTCGACGATGGCGCTGATCCGCAACTTGTTCCCCGATCCCGCCGAGCTGGGCCGGGCGATCGGCGTGTGGTTCAGCTGTTTCCTCGGCGGCGTGCTCCTCGGCCCGGTGATCGGCGGCCTGCTGCTGGACCACTTCTGGTGGGGCTCGGTCTTCCTGGTCGGCGTACCGGTGATGGCCCTGCTGCTGGTCGTCGGACCGATCCTGCTGCCGGAGTACCGCGACAGTTCCGCCGGCCGGGTCGACCTGGCCAGCGTTTTGTTGTCGCTAGCAACGATCCTGCCAGTGGTCTGGGGCCTGAAGGAACTGGCGCGGTCCGGCTGGGCGCTCGGCCCTGGCATCGCTGTCGTGGTGGGACTGGCCGTCGGGGTCGCGTTCGTCCGCAGGCAGCGGCGACTGACCCATCCGCTGCTGGAACTGGGTCTGTTCCGGCTGCCGAGGTTCACTCCGGCCCTCACCATCCAGTTGCTGGCGGGCGTCGTGATGGCCGGGATCTCCTTCGAGGCCGCGCTCTACCTGCAGGTCGTGGAAGGGCTGGACCCATTGCATGCCGGGTTCTGGCTGGTTCCCCAGAACCTCGCGATGATCATCGGCCTCAACGTCGCACCGCGAGCGGCCCGTCGGCTGGGAACCTCCACCGCGATGGCGATCGGCTTCGGCGTCGGGGGCATCGGACTGGCCCTGTTGACCCAGACCGACAGCGTCGCGTCACTCGCGGCCGGGCTCACCGTGACCTGCCTCGGACTCGGAGTACCGATGGCGCTGGCAATGAACCTGCTGCTGGCAGCCGCTCCGGCGGAACGAGCCGGTTCCGTCGCCTCCCTGTCCGAGACCGGTACCGAGGCAGGCATCGCCCTCGGCGTTGCGATGCTCGGCAGTCTCGGCACGATCGTTGCCCGCCACCACGTGGATGCCGGTCCGAACGGCGCGTTCACGGCCGGCCTGCACGTCGTCGCTGGTGTCGGAGCGGCTGCATTCTTCATCTGTGCGCTCATCACCGCGGTTCTCCTGCGCACCAAGGCCGAACCGGCACCGGCCACGGAGGAGTTGGCGGCGGTCAGCTGA
- a CDS encoding acyl-CoA dehydrogenase family protein produces MVNLRTAPRRTAPHPVGPAPSRVKRDPIGVGVALLNRLAKSRAIDKLGLRRQTERVVFEATKTGFRTAGALSRTFTAATKLAKPSRLPSAKATGRFDLTPTEDQQMVVAVVTEFAAEVLRPAAPDADVAGTTDAKVLQQSSELGLSLIEVPEELGGIVRERSTMTGVLVAEAMAYGDMGHAVACLAPAAVSTAISLWGDEDQQATYLPSFTGDSVPAAALAIVEPRPLFDPFALKTRATRQRTGYLLNGVKSLVPRGAEAEVFVIAAQLEDHGPALFLIESGHPGVTIEAEPSMGLRAASLSRVILQDVPAVQLGTLDDYADCVRLSRLGWCALSLGTAKSVLDYVTPYVNERTAFGEPISHRQSVAFMVANIGIELEGMRLVTYRAGSRAEQGLSFAREVALARRLCTEKGMQIGTDGVQLLGGHGFVKEHPVERWYRDLRAVGVMEGAVLV; encoded by the coding sequence ATGGTCAACTTGCGCACGGCACCCCGAAGGACGGCGCCTCATCCGGTCGGCCCCGCGCCGAGCCGGGTCAAGCGGGACCCGATCGGGGTCGGCGTTGCGCTGCTGAACCGGCTGGCGAAGTCGCGGGCGATCGACAAGCTGGGGTTGCGCAGGCAGACCGAGCGGGTGGTGTTCGAGGCGACCAAGACGGGTTTCCGGACAGCGGGAGCGCTCTCCCGGACCTTCACCGCGGCGACGAAGCTGGCGAAACCGTCCCGGCTGCCGAGCGCCAAGGCGACCGGCCGCTTCGACCTGACGCCGACCGAGGACCAGCAGATGGTGGTCGCGGTGGTCACCGAGTTCGCCGCCGAAGTGCTGCGTCCCGCCGCGCCCGACGCCGACGTGGCCGGTACGACGGATGCCAAGGTGCTCCAGCAGAGTTCCGAGCTCGGCCTGAGCCTGATCGAGGTGCCCGAGGAACTCGGCGGGATCGTCAGAGAGCGCTCTACGATGACCGGCGTTCTGGTCGCCGAGGCGATGGCCTACGGAGACATGGGTCATGCCGTCGCCTGTCTCGCGCCGGCCGCGGTGAGTACGGCGATCTCGCTCTGGGGCGACGAGGACCAGCAGGCGACGTACCTGCCGTCTTTCACCGGCGACTCCGTCCCGGCCGCCGCGCTCGCGATCGTCGAGCCGCGTCCGCTCTTCGACCCGTTCGCGCTGAAAACTCGCGCGACCAGGCAACGAACCGGGTATCTGCTCAACGGAGTGAAATCTTTGGTGCCGCGAGGTGCCGAGGCGGAGGTCTTCGTCATCGCGGCGCAGTTGGAGGATCACGGACCGGCGTTGTTCCTGATCGAGTCGGGTCACCCGGGCGTCACGATCGAGGCCGAGCCGTCGATGGGGCTGCGAGCCGCTTCGCTCAGCCGGGTGATCCTGCAGGACGTCCCTGCTGTGCAACTCGGCACGCTCGACGACTACGCCGACTGCGTGCGCCTGTCACGACTCGGCTGGTGCGCGCTGTCCCTCGGTACTGCGAAATCGGTGCTCGACTACGTCACGCCGTACGTGAACGAGCGGACCGCCTTCGGTGAGCCGATCAGCCACCGGCAGTCGGTCGCCTTCATGGTGGCCAACATCGGGATCGAACTGGAGGGCATGCGACTCGTGACGTACCGGGCCGGATCCCGTGCTGAACAAGGGCTTTCGTTCGCCCGAGAGGTGGCGCTGGCTCGTCGCCTTTGCACGGAGAAGGGCATGCAGATCGGCACCGACGGCGTGCAGTTGCTGGGTGGGCACGGCTTCGTCAAGGAACATCCGGTGGAGCGGTGGTACCGCGATCTGCGGGCTGTCGGCGTGATGGAAGGTGCGGTGCTGGTCTGA
- a CDS encoding acyl-CoA dehydrogenase family protein, which yields MINLETPRKFRAFVNQAHQVAAEMLRPNSRQYDLAEHAYPKELDMLAAMVDGLGASGTGSGAGASGVRRTEAADDDGKVKNGSNLSSVLSIMEMCWGDVGLLLSMPRQGLGNSAIASVASDEQLRRFEGFWAGMAITEPGCGSDSAGIRTTARLDGDHYVIDGEKIFVTAGGRCDAVVVWATLDRSLGRAAIKSFVVFKDTPGMTVERLEHKLGIRSSDTATIRFENCRVPAENLLGSAEIDADKGFAGVMQTFDNTRPLVAAMAVGCARASLEVTRELLADAGVEIDYDRPVHLQTAAAASYLQMEADWEAAYLLTLQAAWLADNSQPNSLQASMAKAKAGRVGNDITLRCVELAGSLGYSEHHLLEKWARDSKILDIFEGTQQIQQLIVARRLLGKTSAELK from the coding sequence ATGATCAACCTCGAGACCCCGCGGAAGTTCCGCGCGTTCGTCAACCAGGCCCACCAGGTCGCGGCGGAGATGTTGCGGCCGAACTCCCGGCAGTACGACCTCGCCGAACACGCCTATCCGAAAGAACTCGACATGCTGGCGGCGATGGTCGACGGGCTCGGCGCGTCCGGGACCGGCTCGGGCGCCGGAGCGAGCGGCGTACGGCGTACTGAAGCCGCTGACGACGACGGCAAGGTGAAGAACGGGTCGAACCTGTCGTCGGTGCTGTCGATCATGGAGATGTGCTGGGGCGATGTCGGCCTGCTGTTGTCGATGCCGCGGCAGGGGCTGGGCAACTCGGCGATCGCCTCGGTGGCGTCCGACGAGCAGTTGAGGCGGTTCGAGGGATTCTGGGCCGGGATGGCGATCACCGAACCGGGTTGCGGTTCGGACTCGGCCGGCATCCGGACCACGGCGCGACTGGATGGTGACCACTACGTCATCGACGGGGAGAAGATCTTCGTGACGGCCGGTGGTCGCTGTGATGCCGTCGTGGTCTGGGCGACGCTGGACAGGTCGCTCGGCCGGGCCGCGATCAAGTCGTTCGTGGTCTTCAAGGACACGCCGGGGATGACGGTCGAGCGGCTCGAGCACAAGCTCGGGATCCGTTCGTCGGACACCGCGACGATCCGCTTCGAGAACTGCCGGGTACCCGCGGAGAATCTGCTCGGTTCGGCTGAGATCGACGCTGACAAAGGGTTTGCGGGGGTGATGCAGACCTTCGACAACACCCGGCCCCTGGTGGCCGCGATGGCCGTCGGCTGCGCCCGCGCCTCCCTGGAGGTCACCCGGGAACTGCTCGCCGACGCGGGTGTCGAGATCGACTACGACCGGCCGGTCCACCTGCAGACCGCGGCGGCTGCCTCCTACCTGCAGATGGAGGCGGACTGGGAGGCGGCGTACCTGCTGACCCTGCAGGCCGCCTGGCTGGCCGACAACTCCCAGCCCAATTCCCTGCAGGCCTCGATGGCCAAGGCCAAAGCCGGCCGCGTCGGCAACGACATCACCCTGCGCTGCGTAGAACTAGCCGGCAGCCTCGGCTACAGCGAACACCACCTCCTCGAAAAATGGGCCCGAGACTCCAAAATCCTCGACATCTTCGAAGGCACCCAACAAATCCAACAACTAATCGTCGCCCGCCGCCTCCTCGGAAAGACCTCAGCCGAGCTCAAATAA